The proteins below are encoded in one region of Sphingobium yanoikuyae:
- a CDS encoding FUSC family protein, which produces MPGFALLLVGGVSASTAMPASIAAGAAFSVGFGATKRVFHNRWAAMTLAGIGMTLVAFIGTILGNDPYVALAATALMGGLCGALISRDIDLWWVWLQIIIAFLLALHFPGNVLDGLRRALLVAGGSAIQIAAVGLMIGVIGEGKEIPAARSDRATRQEMLLHALRAALCITIAKVAADMAGIQHGYWAALTAMVVLKPGLRDTGFRGIERVGGTIAGILLATVVLHLLPSGPLPLAGVTVLSAGCAFGLQKARYTVLSAAITTSVMLMIALAGGEIKGAETDRLFATLIGGGVALAGAMIAPRRLPDQRNADDNE; this is translated from the coding sequence ATGCCAGGGTTCGCCCTGTTGCTTGTGGGCGGTGTCAGCGCCAGCACTGCGATGCCGGCCTCCATCGCAGCGGGGGCGGCGTTCTCGGTCGGCTTCGGGGCGACCAAGCGAGTGTTTCATAATCGATGGGCCGCGATGACGCTGGCTGGAATCGGCATGACACTTGTCGCCTTTATCGGCACGATCCTTGGCAACGATCCATATGTGGCACTGGCGGCGACAGCCCTGATGGGAGGCCTTTGCGGTGCGTTGATCAGCCGCGACATCGATTTGTGGTGGGTCTGGCTCCAGATCATCATCGCCTTTCTGCTGGCGCTGCACTTCCCCGGAAACGTGCTCGATGGTCTGCGCCGGGCATTGCTGGTGGCGGGTGGGTCTGCGATCCAGATCGCAGCGGTCGGATTGATGATCGGAGTGATCGGCGAGGGAAAAGAAATTCCGGCAGCGCGCAGCGATCGGGCGACCCGACAGGAAATGCTGCTCCACGCACTGCGAGCGGCGCTGTGTATCACCATCGCAAAGGTCGCCGCGGATATGGCGGGTATTCAGCATGGCTACTGGGCTGCCCTGACCGCCATGGTCGTTCTCAAGCCGGGGCTACGTGATACCGGTTTTCGTGGCATCGAGCGCGTTGGCGGTACAATCGCCGGCATTCTTCTTGCGACGGTAGTTCTGCATCTGCTGCCTTCGGGACCGCTTCCGCTAGCGGGAGTGACCGTGCTATCCGCTGGCTGCGCGTTCGGGTTACAGAAGGCGCGCTACACCGTTCTGAGCGCAGCCATCACCACCAGCGTCATGCTGATGATCGCGCTGGCGGGCGGAGAGATAAAAGGCGCGGAAACCGACCGATTGTTTGCAACGCTGATCGGCGGCGGTGTCGCCCTAGCCGGAGCAATGATCGCACCACGCCGATTGCCGGACCAACGGAACGCCGATGACAACGAATGA
- the cls gene encoding cardiolipin synthase — protein sequence MIAFAILLAAIHVAVIVRAILLEGREPLARTAWLLLLIGLPGIGTILYLFFGEPWISTAFRERARRAYKELLPFAPDHAGAPNDPTAAANAFRTCEAASHWLLATGNTASVATDSDGAIETIVADIDAARQTVHLSFYIWLNDHNGTKVVEAICRAARRGVKCRIVADAVGSRAMVRSHDWMRMREAGAKLCVSLKAPLGLGFLVGHRVDLRNHRKIVVVDGWITWCGSQNCADPAFLPKRKFAPWVDILIRYEGPVARQAELIFAAAWTTETGEDLREALSMGAPQPREGGFPALAVGTGPLSPRGTMTDIFVAVLASAQESVTITTPYFAPDPPLLAAIVAAARRGVEIRIVFPRRNDSRIVGAIGRAYYPTLAAAGVRIFEFRGGLLHAKTLVVDGSLGLVGSANMDRRSLDLNFENNVLFASLELAGQVGEHQRKWMASSNEIDHDDIAARSMPRRFVDNILTMVAAVF from the coding sequence ATGATCGCATTTGCCATCCTGCTAGCGGCAATCCATGTCGCGGTCATTGTTCGAGCAATCCTGCTCGAGGGACGCGAACCGCTGGCACGAACGGCCTGGCTGCTTCTGTTGATCGGCCTACCGGGAATCGGAACGATCCTGTACCTCTTCTTCGGCGAACCGTGGATCTCTACCGCTTTTCGCGAGCGCGCGCGGCGAGCCTACAAGGAACTGCTGCCTTTTGCTCCGGATCACGCCGGCGCGCCGAATGACCCAACCGCCGCCGCCAACGCCTTTCGGACCTGCGAGGCGGCAAGCCATTGGCTGCTAGCCACAGGAAACACCGCTTCGGTCGCGACGGACTCGGACGGCGCAATCGAGACGATCGTTGCTGATATCGATGCCGCCCGCCAGACAGTGCATCTGTCCTTCTACATCTGGCTGAATGATCACAACGGCACAAAGGTGGTCGAGGCGATCTGCCGGGCCGCCCGCCGCGGCGTGAAATGCCGCATCGTTGCCGATGCCGTCGGCTCGCGCGCGATGGTCAGATCACACGACTGGATGCGGATGCGCGAAGCCGGTGCAAAACTTTGCGTCTCGCTGAAAGCCCCGCTGGGCCTCGGCTTCCTGGTCGGGCACCGTGTCGATCTGCGCAATCACCGGAAGATCGTGGTGGTCGATGGCTGGATCACATGGTGCGGCAGCCAGAACTGCGCCGACCCGGCCTTTCTTCCCAAGCGCAAGTTCGCCCCCTGGGTCGATATCCTGATCCGCTATGAAGGGCCGGTAGCGCGTCAGGCCGAACTGATCTTTGCCGCTGCCTGGACAACAGAAACGGGCGAGGATCTTCGCGAGGCGTTGAGCATGGGGGCGCCGCAGCCGCGAGAGGGGGGCTTTCCGGCCCTCGCGGTGGGCACGGGGCCCTTGTCGCCTCGTGGAACGATGACCGATATCTTCGTGGCGGTCCTCGCATCAGCGCAGGAAAGCGTGACGATCACGACCCCATACTTCGCGCCTGACCCGCCATTACTAGCTGCGATTGTCGCTGCGGCCCGCCGGGGTGTCGAGATCCGCATCGTCTTTCCCCGGCGCAATGACAGCCGGATTGTCGGCGCGATCGGCCGTGCCTATTACCCCACGCTTGCGGCGGCGGGCGTGCGCATCTTCGAGTTTCGAGGCGGCCTGCTGCATGCCAAGACGCTTGTGGTTGACGGTTCGCTTGGGCTGGTTGGCTCCGCTAACATGGATCGGCGCAGTCTCGATCTCAATTTCGAGAACAACGTCCTGTTTGCTTCGCTGGAACTGGCAGGACAGGTCGGCGAGCATCAACGCAAATGGATGGCGAGTTCGAACGAGATCGATCACGACGACATTGCCGCCCGGTCCATGCCACGCCGGTTCGTTGACAACATCCTGACGATGGTCGCAGCCGTATTCTGA
- a CDS encoding GGDEF domain-containing protein: MERLTPSGWVAESLYFLPRRLAWFAIVVIISGIAWADFSFPYVGMGPFYLLLICGAAWSLGGTASFIIAIVVAVLTTMPAVLQEAELTSGILAVKLCMRLVCFGTVAIVINSFRRSFQRERYRARRDTMTGALNHQVFYCRAGKRIEAAGRSNAPLLLVILDLDDFKAINSTHGHGAGDAVLRTFADSLSAIVRREDLVGRLGGDEFGLLLDVPSVAEGQGFARSIHLRLSSLLAQGQYPLTCSMGALLIPPAASRNLAELMHAADLAMYQAKHAGKNSVRIVRADKPIDNSASGIRVSRRHRTV, from the coding sequence ATGGAGAGACTTACCCCTAGCGGCTGGGTGGCCGAAAGCCTGTATTTTCTGCCGCGCAGGCTTGCCTGGTTCGCCATCGTCGTCATCATCTCGGGTATAGCCTGGGCTGACTTCAGTTTTCCCTATGTCGGGATGGGGCCGTTCTACCTCCTCCTCATCTGCGGGGCAGCCTGGTCTCTGGGCGGTACAGCCAGCTTCATCATCGCTATCGTTGTGGCGGTTCTCACAACCATGCCGGCGGTCTTGCAGGAGGCGGAACTGACCTCGGGCATATTGGCGGTGAAGCTTTGCATGCGCCTGGTCTGCTTCGGGACCGTCGCGATCGTGATCAACAGTTTCCGGCGCTCCTTCCAACGGGAACGCTATCGCGCCCGTCGGGATACGATGACGGGGGCGCTCAACCATCAGGTCTTTTATTGCCGCGCCGGCAAGAGGATCGAGGCGGCCGGTCGCAGCAACGCCCCCCTCCTGCTCGTCATTCTGGACCTGGACGATTTCAAGGCGATCAACAGCACACACGGACACGGCGCCGGCGACGCCGTACTGCGCACCTTCGCCGACAGCCTGTCCGCGATCGTGCGCCGCGAGGATCTGGTAGGACGGCTGGGCGGCGATGAGTTCGGTCTCCTTCTGGACGTGCCGTCCGTAGCCGAAGGACAAGGCTTCGCGCGCAGCATTCACTTGCGGTTGTCGAGCCTGCTCGCGCAGGGGCAGTATCCGCTGACCTGCAGCATGGGCGCCCTCCTCATCCCACCTGCAGCATCTCGCAATCTCGCCGAATTGATGCATGCGGCCGACCTCGCGATGTATCAGGCCAAGCACGCGGGCAAGAATAGCGTGCGGATCGTCCGCGCCGATAAACCAATCGACAATTCCGCTTCAGGAATCCGAGTATCTCGGCGTCATCGCACGGTCTGA
- a CDS encoding ISNCY family transposase translates to MRRVSMMTRDDMIAATGERYRKGDRANRGKILDVFTAITGFHRKHAARILRATGRRERGAPRPEMRLYNDEMDGALVTLWEASDRVCGKRLHAMLPLLVEAMERHGHMTLLPAIRAGILTMSAATIDRRLAPFREGAKRRRRAPPSAAVKAAVPVRTFADWGDPSPGFFEADLVAHSGPSADGRFVQTLTLTDIASGWTETMPIPFREQEYLVQALTKLQRSLPMPILGLDTDNDTVFMNETIQAWCAVHNITFTRSRPYHKNDQAWVEQKNGSVVRKLVGYRRYEGLEALQILENLYAASRLFVNLLQPSFKLISKERHGAKVIKRYDKPVTPCQRLLADARVSNAIKTQLSTMQASLDPIDLLARMRHCQQQLLNLSQDEQVEGAIQPDARLGDFLASLKDAWHSGTLEEPARPQRTWRTRVDPFAATATEVTALFESAMGQTSRDLFEQLCADHPGLYLPGQLRTFERQRKRWRAAKADALILGAAAVAAE, encoded by the coding sequence ATGAGGAGGGTCAGCATGATGACGCGCGACGACATGATTGCAGCAACTGGCGAGCGGTATCGAAAAGGCGATCGCGCGAATCGAGGGAAGATCCTCGATGTATTCACGGCCATTACAGGCTTTCACCGCAAGCATGCGGCCCGGATCCTGCGCGCTACAGGGCGGCGTGAGCGGGGCGCGCCAAGACCGGAGATGCGTCTCTACAACGACGAGATGGACGGCGCGCTGGTGACGCTGTGGGAGGCCTCTGACCGGGTCTGTGGAAAGCGGTTACACGCAATGCTGCCGCTGCTTGTCGAGGCCATGGAGCGCCACGGACATATGACCCTGCTACCAGCCATTCGGGCTGGGATCCTTACCATGAGTGCGGCGACAATCGATCGCCGTCTGGCGCCGTTCCGCGAAGGGGCCAAGCGGCGGCGACGGGCACCACCGTCGGCGGCCGTGAAGGCAGCGGTCCCGGTCCGCACCTTTGCAGACTGGGGTGACCCGTCACCGGGGTTCTTTGAGGCCGATCTAGTGGCCCATTCGGGTCCGTCCGCAGATGGAAGATTTGTCCAGACCCTGACTCTCACGGACATTGCCAGCGGGTGGACCGAAACGATGCCGATTCCGTTTCGCGAGCAAGAGTATCTGGTGCAGGCACTGACCAAGCTGCAGCGATCACTTCCGATGCCGATCCTTGGGCTGGATACTGACAACGACACGGTCTTTATGAACGAAACTATTCAGGCTTGGTGTGCAGTTCATAATATAACCTTTACCCGTTCTCGCCCGTATCACAAAAATGACCAAGCGTGGGTAGAGCAGAAGAACGGATCCGTGGTCAGAAAGCTGGTTGGATATCGTCGATATGAAGGGCTCGAAGCCCTCCAAATTCTTGAAAATCTCTACGCCGCTTCGCGCCTGTTTGTAAACTTGCTTCAACCATCCTTCAAACTGATCTCAAAGGAACGTCATGGCGCCAAGGTTATCAAACGCTACGATAAGCCGGTCACGCCCTGTCAGCGTCTCCTTGCAGATGCCCGAGTCAGCAATGCTATCAAGACACAGTTGTCGACCATGCAGGCGAGCCTGGATCCCATCGACCTGCTCGCACGCATGCGTCATTGTCAGCAGCAACTGCTCAATCTTTCACAGGATGAGCAGGTTGAGGGGGCAATCCAGCCGGACGCGCGGCTTGGGGACTTTCTGGCGAGCCTCAAGGATGCTTGGCATTCCGGCACCCTGGAGGAACCGGCGCGTCCACAGCGTACTTGGAGGACCCGCGTCGATCCCTTCGCGGCGACGGCAACCGAGGTGACCGCCCTGTTCGAAAGCGCCATGGGGCAAACGTCTCGTGATTTGTTTGAACAGCTTTGCGCGGACCACCCCGGCCTGTACCTCCCAGGCCAGTTGAGGACTTTCGAACGACAGCGCAAACGGTGGCGAGCAGCGAAAGCCGACGCACTGATCCTCGGGGCTGCCGCAGTGGCGGCTGAATAG
- a CDS encoding Dyp-type peroxidase encodes MAGQTWDRVPIDAQSIEAPLSSSAVFLVLCIADGPSPLSTVRSVLDGLDDLIKTVGFRDLGAKLSCIVGIGANLWDRLDPSKRPAELKPFAAITGPTHNAPSTPGDMLFHIRAERADFCFELEKLLLTTLGDAVRVVDEVSGFRYFDARDLLGFVDGTANPAGRDIPTSALVGDEDGDFAGGSYVVVQKYLHDLAAWNAVDTAKQEAIIGRTKVDNIEIDDDAAPRKSHKSLATIVDADGTEHDILRDNMPFGSPGRGEYGTYFIGYSRHLWVVESMLQRMFVGEPAGAYDRLLDFSTAHTGTTFFAPSRATMAKLAQEPS; translated from the coding sequence ATGGCAGGACAGACATGGGACCGGGTTCCGATCGACGCGCAAAGCATTGAGGCTCCCCTTTCGAGTTCCGCGGTTTTTCTGGTGCTCTGCATCGCCGATGGCCCCTCTCCTCTCAGCACCGTCCGATCGGTCCTCGACGGTCTCGATGACCTCATCAAGACAGTAGGTTTCCGTGACCTTGGAGCGAAGCTGTCGTGCATCGTCGGGATCGGCGCGAACCTGTGGGACCGTCTTGATCCGTCGAAAAGGCCTGCCGAACTGAAGCCGTTCGCGGCCATCACGGGCCCCACGCACAATGCGCCGTCTACGCCCGGAGACATGCTGTTTCACATCCGCGCCGAACGCGCCGATTTCTGTTTCGAACTCGAGAAGCTGTTGCTGACCACGCTCGGCGATGCTGTCCGCGTCGTCGACGAGGTTTCAGGCTTTCGCTATTTCGATGCGCGTGACCTTCTCGGCTTCGTGGACGGTACCGCGAACCCGGCGGGCCGCGACATCCCGACCTCGGCGCTTGTCGGCGATGAGGATGGCGACTTTGCCGGCGGCAGCTACGTCGTGGTGCAGAAATACCTTCACGACCTCGCGGCCTGGAATGCCGTCGATACGGCAAAGCAGGAAGCAATCATAGGTCGCACCAAGGTCGATAATATCGAGATCGACGACGATGCAGCCCCGCGAAAATCCCACAAGTCGCTGGCAACGATCGTCGATGCCGATGGGACCGAGCATGATATACTGCGCGATAACATGCCCTTCGGCAGCCCCGGCCGCGGCGAGTACGGAACCTATTTTATCGGATATTCCCGCCATCTGTGGGTCGTTGAGAGCATGCTGCAGCGCATGTTCGTCGGCGAGCCTGCCGGCGCCTACGACCGCCTGCTCGATTTCTCCACCGCCCACACCGGCACCACGTTCTTCGCACCATCGCGAGCCACGATGGCTAAGCTGGCCCAGGAGCCAAGCTGA
- a CDS encoding PilZ domain-containing protein — MIEMRRGRRHDIAHSLTADHRRLGELTLEIVNISDQGFMCANEVEIQRGERIEIRLPVIGRIEAHLVWVHGDRSGFQFERIVRPDDFRALLAALNGRSGKRS; from the coding sequence ATGATTGAAATGCGTCGCGGCAGACGCCACGATATTGCGCATTCCCTGACTGCCGACCACCGCCGCCTGGGTGAGTTGACGCTGGAGATCGTCAACATCTCCGATCAGGGCTTCATGTGCGCGAATGAAGTGGAGATCCAGCGCGGTGAAAGAATTGAGATCCGCCTGCCCGTCATCGGGCGTATCGAAGCCCATCTCGTCTGGGTTCATGGCGATCGCAGCGGCTTCCAGTTCGAACGCATCGTTCGGCCTGACGATTTTCGGGCGCTGCTGGCGGCCCTGAACGGGCGATCGGGGAAGCGAAGCTGA
- a CDS encoding acyl carrier protein — MNDVAARVTSIVIEHMGVYADQVTPEARFIEDLGGDSLDVVELVMAFEDEFGVTIVDADIDAIITVQDAITYIETAQQARPGSA, encoded by the coding sequence ATGAACGACGTCGCCGCACGGGTTACCAGCATCGTGATCGAACATATGGGCGTCTACGCCGATCAGGTCACGCCAGAAGCGAGGTTCATCGAGGATCTGGGCGGCGACAGTCTCGACGTGGTGGAACTGGTGATGGCATTCGAAGATGAATTCGGGGTGACGATTGTCGACGCCGATATCGACGCTATAATCACGGTGCAGGATGCGATCACTTACATCGAGACGGCCCAACAGGCGCGTCCGGGCAGCGCATAA